A window from Azoarcus sp. DD4 encodes these proteins:
- a CDS encoding DNA topoisomerase III: MRVFLCEKPSQGKDIARVLGAGQRGNGCYSGAGVVVTWCIGHLVEAVPPEGYGEQYKRWAIEQLPILPERWRVEPKAATAAQFKVVQQLVAKAGELVIATDADREGEMIAREIIDLCGYRGPIQRLWLSALNDASIRKALGALKPSAETLPLYFSALARSRADWLIGMNLSRLFTLLGRQAGYTGVLSVGRVQTPTLKLVVDRDREIARFVSMPYWAVDVLLSHAGQSFTASWIPPEGSTDAAGRCLQQPVAQQAADRIRAARDAQVVSVDTERVREAPPLPFDLGTLQEVCSKQLGLDVQETLDIAQALYETHKATTYPRSDSGYLPESMLAEVPTVLDGLVKTDPSLRPLIERLDRQQRSRAWNDGKVSAHHGIIPTLEPTNLSAMNEKELAVYRLIRAHYLAQFLPHHEFDRTVAQFSCSSQSLAAVGKQIAVTGWREVLATPGPDDADGEDAQRSQVLPALHAGLSCPVGKVDLKALKTLPPKPYTQGELIKAMKTVAKFVTDPRLKQKLRDTTGIGTEATRANIINGLIGRGYLVKKGRAVRASNAAFTLIDAVPSAIADPGTTAVWEQALDMIEAGQMALDTFIEKQSVWVGQLVQQYRGATLSLKLPPAPACPQCGAPMQQRTGKSGAFWSCSRYPDCKGTLPIESPTGRRSAPRKRRAASKAS; this comes from the coding sequence ATGCGCGTGTTCCTGTGCGAGAAGCCGTCCCAGGGCAAGGACATCGCCCGTGTGCTGGGTGCCGGTCAACGCGGCAACGGCTGCTACAGCGGCGCGGGTGTCGTCGTGACCTGGTGCATCGGTCATCTGGTGGAAGCGGTTCCGCCCGAAGGCTACGGCGAACAATACAAGCGCTGGGCCATCGAGCAACTGCCCATTCTTCCTGAGCGTTGGCGTGTCGAGCCCAAGGCGGCGACCGCAGCGCAATTCAAGGTCGTGCAGCAGCTCGTCGCCAAGGCGGGCGAGCTGGTGATAGCGACCGACGCCGACCGCGAGGGCGAGATGATCGCCCGCGAGATCATCGACCTATGCGGCTACCGCGGGCCGATTCAGCGCCTGTGGCTGTCGGCGCTCAACGATGCGTCGATCCGCAAAGCGCTGGGTGCGCTCAAGCCGTCCGCCGAGACGCTGCCGCTGTACTTCTCCGCACTCGCCCGATCGCGCGCCGACTGGCTGATCGGGATGAACCTGAGCCGCTTGTTCACACTGCTGGGGCGCCAGGCCGGCTATACCGGCGTGCTGTCGGTGGGGCGCGTGCAGACGCCGACGCTGAAGCTGGTGGTGGATCGTGATCGCGAGATCGCGCGATTCGTCTCCATGCCGTATTGGGCCGTGGATGTGCTGCTATCCCATGCCGGCCAATCCTTCACCGCGAGCTGGATACCGCCCGAAGGCAGTACGGATGCAGCGGGTCGCTGCCTTCAGCAGCCGGTGGCGCAGCAGGCTGCGGATCGCATTCGCGCGGCACGCGATGCGCAGGTCGTGTCGGTGGACACCGAGCGCGTGCGCGAGGCACCGCCGCTGCCGTTCGACCTGGGCACGCTGCAGGAGGTGTGCTCCAAGCAGTTGGGCCTCGACGTGCAGGAGACGCTGGACATTGCCCAGGCGCTGTACGAGACGCACAAGGCGACAACGTATCCGCGCTCGGATTCGGGCTACCTGCCCGAGAGCATGCTGGCTGAGGTACCGACCGTACTCGACGGCCTGGTCAAGACCGACCCCAGCTTGCGGCCGCTGATCGAGCGCCTGGATCGCCAACAGCGTTCGCGTGCATGGAACGACGGCAAGGTGTCGGCTCACCACGGCATCATCCCGACGCTGGAGCCCACCAACCTATCGGCCATGAACGAGAAGGAACTCGCCGTCTACCGGCTGATCCGCGCCCATTACCTCGCGCAGTTCCTCCCGCACCATGAGTTCGACCGGACGGTAGCGCAGTTCTCGTGCAGCAGTCAGTCGCTGGCGGCCGTGGGCAAGCAGATCGCCGTCACCGGCTGGCGCGAGGTGCTGGCGACGCCAGGGCCGGACGATGCCGATGGCGAGGATGCGCAGCGCAGCCAGGTGCTGCCCGCCCTGCATGCGGGCTTGTCCTGCCCGGTCGGCAAGGTGGATCTCAAGGCGCTGAAGACGCTGCCGCCCAAGCCCTACACGCAGGGCGAGCTGATCAAGGCCATGAAGACCGTCGCCAAGTTCGTGACCGACCCGCGGCTGAAACAGAAGCTGCGAGATACCACCGGCATTGGCACCGAGGCGACACGCGCCAACATCATCAACGGTCTGATCGGTCGCGGCTACCTGGTCAAGAAAGGCCGCGCCGTCCGCGCTTCCAACGCGGCATTCACGCTCATCGACGCGGTGCCCTCGGCCATCGCCGACCCCGGCACCACGGCGGTGTGGGAGCAGGCGCTCGACATGATCGAGGCCGGCCAGATGGCGCTGGACACCTTCATCGAGAAGCAGTCCGTGTGGGTCGGCCAGCTCGTGCAGCAGTACCGCGGCGCAACGCTCTCGCTCAAGCTGCCGCCGGCGCCGGCCTGCCCGCAGTGCGGCGCACCGATGCAGCAGCGCACGGGCAAAAGCGGCGCGTTCTGGTCCTGCTCGCGCTACCCGGACTGCAAGGGCACGTTGCCGATCGAGTCCCCGACGGGCCGGCGCAGCGCACCGCGCAAGCGGCGCGCTGCCTCCAAGGCGTCCTGA
- a CDS encoding single-stranded DNA-binding protein, which produces MSTHFVGEGNIGSAPDYREFPNGNDEPRRLLRLNVYFDNPIPKKDGEYEDRGGFWAPVELWHRDAEHWKTLYQKGMRVLVEGRTVRDEWEDADENERVTFKVEARRVGILPYRIESVALSTKPAGGQ; this is translated from the coding sequence ATGAGCACGCACTTCGTCGGCGAGGGCAACATCGGTTCTGCGCCGGACTACCGCGAATTTCCGAACGGCAACGACGAGCCGCGCCGGCTGCTTCGCCTGAACGTCTACTTCGACAACCCGATCCCGAAGAAGGACGGCGAGTACGAAGATCGCGGCGGCTTCTGGGCGCCCGTGGAGCTGTGGCACCGCGACGCCGAGCACTGGAAGACGCTGTACCAGAAAGGTATGCGGGTGCTGGTCGAGGGCCGCACCGTGCGCGACGAATGGGAGGACGCCGACGAGAACGAGCGCGTGACGTTCAAGGTCGAGGCGCGGCGCGTGGGCATCCTGCCGTACCGCATCGAGTCGGTGGCGCTCAGCACCAAGCCGGCCGGCGGACAGTAA
- a CDS encoding DUF3158 family protein produces MTASPPIGHSTRFVALEQADFQRLEQAGYLKGLLQPFKGKGSLETWASQCAALRDDVIGLAQRRVLPQARAYPFSLLDVQLAQQATGAGTTFLRWRNLDRSSMGVALWEALLANPATPASLIDELYAIELQRIVLNMQISLIHSIARQALECASKAAQAEAAYLRRVHGHTAAVPPTTKESP; encoded by the coding sequence ATGACGGCATCGCCCCCCATCGGTCACTCCACGCGCTTCGTGGCGCTGGAACAGGCGGACTTCCAGCGGCTGGAACAGGCAGGCTACCTAAAAGGCCTTTTACAGCCTTTTAAGGGTAAGGGGAGTCTGGAGACCTGGGCCAGCCAGTGCGCAGCGCTGCGCGACGACGTGATTGGCCTGGCGCAGCGGCGTGTGCTGCCCCAGGCACGCGCCTACCCCTTCAGCCTGCTCGACGTGCAACTGGCCCAGCAGGCCACTGGCGCAGGGACGACCTTCCTGCGCTGGCGCAACCTCGACCGTTCCTCCATGGGTGTGGCGTTGTGGGAGGCCCTGCTGGCCAACCCCGCGACGCCGGCCTCGCTGATCGACGAGCTGTACGCGATCGAACTGCAGCGCATCGTGCTGAACATGCAGATCAGCCTGATCCACAGCATCGCTCGCCAAGCCCTGGAATGCGCCAGCAAGGCCGCCCAGGCCGAAGCGGCTTACCTGCGGCGTGTCCACGGGCATACCGCGGCCGTTCCACCCACCACCAAGGAGTCACCATGA
- a CDS encoding PFL_4669 family integrating conjugative element protein, which produces MANERTEPLQLNLGSLRSAMSLTLHTHHASRIWHGRAPTEGRPGIIGLNGFIGAMNKMKRGAEQDDPYSDWWMLRIEDKLADTKTRLQTLREQVDQALADVPPALSLGENMNVQPVKLPLFVNAQLGFMAVYLLADYDDLARKLILAHHTALIDRSTLERWLNDGAHALRSLFSLAQQYRYSGTTRDDFAAKNAAARAALEKFGELPQDVLEGTRRSRFAPPIARRTTKPGTPPAAPAIEPDAPAHTDGAANPATGNEGADA; this is translated from the coding sequence ATGGCCAACGAACGCACAGAACCCCTGCAACTGAATCTCGGATCGCTGCGCAGCGCGATGTCGCTGACGCTGCACACGCACCACGCTTCGCGCATCTGGCACGGCCGCGCGCCGACCGAGGGGCGCCCCGGCATCATCGGTCTCAACGGCTTCATCGGCGCCATGAACAAGATGAAGCGCGGCGCCGAGCAGGACGACCCGTACTCGGATTGGTGGATGTTGCGGATCGAGGACAAGCTCGCCGACACCAAGACCCGCCTGCAGACCCTGCGCGAACAGGTCGACCAGGCCCTGGCCGACGTGCCACCGGCGCTGTCGCTGGGCGAGAACATGAATGTGCAGCCGGTGAAGCTGCCGCTGTTCGTGAATGCACAGCTCGGCTTCATGGCGGTGTACCTGCTGGCTGACTACGACGACCTGGCGCGCAAACTCATCCTGGCGCACCACACGGCGCTGATCGACCGCAGCACCTTGGAGCGCTGGCTCAATGATGGCGCGCACGCGCTGCGCAGCCTGTTCTCGCTCGCCCAGCAGTACCGCTACTCGGGCACGACGCGCGACGACTTCGCGGCGAAGAACGCCGCGGCGCGAGCGGCGCTGGAGAAGTTCGGCGAGCTGCCGCAAGACGTGCTGGAAGGCACGCGCCGCTCGCGCTTCGCGCCACCGATCGCGCGGCGGACGACCAAGCCCGGCACGCCGCCTGCTGCGCCCGCCATCGAGCCCGATGCGCCGGCTCACACGGATGGCGCAGCCAATCCAGCGACGGGTAATGAGGGTGCTGACGCATGA